In a genomic window of Oncorhynchus kisutch isolate 150728-3 unplaced genomic scaffold, Okis_V2 scaffold1570, whole genome shotgun sequence:
- the LOC116366743 gene encoding U6 snRNA-associated Sm-like protein LSm8, with the protein MSTALESYINRTVAIVTSDGRMIVGTLKGFDQTINLILDESHERVFSSSQGVEQVVLGLYIVRGDNVAVIGEIDEDTDSSLDLGNIRAEPLNSIVH; encoded by the exons ATGTCGACTGCCCTCGAGAGCTACATCAACC GTACAGTGGCCATCGTTACATCTGACGGACGGATGATAGTG GGCACCCTGAAGGGCTTTGACCAGACCATCAACCTGATTCTGGATGAGAGTCATGAGCGTGTGTTCAGTTCCTCTCAGGGTGTGGAGCAGGTGGTCCTGGGACTATACATCGTCAGAGGAGACAACGT AGCTGTGATTGGGGAGATTGACGAGGACACAGATTCTTCGCTGGACCTGGGGAACATCCGCGCTGAACCCCTTAACTCTATAGTCCACTGA